The Tripterygium wilfordii isolate XIE 37 chromosome 23, ASM1340144v1, whole genome shotgun sequence genomic sequence GAATTTGTACTTGAGTAGCAATTATGTGGTCTGCTTTCACTGATGCAGTAGTTGTGGTTTGTTAAAATTATGTAGTCTACCACAACTTGGATCATTGTCTGCCCTTTCAAAATTTCTGAAACTCTGTGTGATGTCATGCTTCTGGGCATCTGTTTTATGCGTAGATTTGTGAGTAATTTCAGATACTGGTAAGTTTACTGTAGGTGTTATTTCTACTATTGCTTCTTGTTTTTTATTCTAATACTGGGTATATCCTTGTAAGTTCCTACTGACTGAGGATCTTACTGTGTCCAGAGCTTGACGACAGTGGAATTCTGCAGCACTTCTCTTGTCAGTCTTTCATTAGTTGGTTGCCGTGGCATTACTGCTCTTGAACTCACTTGTCCAAGTCTTGAGAAAGTGTGTTTGGATGGATGTGATCATCTTGAAAGAGCATCATTTTGTCCTGTCAGTGAGATTGATATCATTGTTGCTTATTCCTTGTTACGTAGAATTAGTTTCATTTTTCTTGCAATTGAGATGCAAATATGAACACTACACCtactttttctcaatttttaggTTGCTCTTCGGTCACTCAATCTGGGAATATGTCCGAAATTAAATGAACTCCGTATTCAAGCTCCGGATATGGTGTTACTTGAGTTGAAAGGATGTGGTGTTCTAACTGAAGCATCTATTGATTGTCCTCTCTTAACATCTCTGGACGCTTCCTTTTGCAGGTTTGTTGTTTTTACGCATCTCTTTACTGACTCTTCTCTCACTGTTGTTCCTTTTTTGTGCTGCcaatttttgacattttttgttaattttatatGCAGCCAACTCAAGGATGACTGCTTGTCTGCAACAGCTGCATCATGCCGACTGATTGAGTCATTAATACTGATGTCGTGCCCTTCTGTTGGTTCTGATGGACTCTACTCTCTGTGTTTGCTTCCGCATTTGACCATGCTTGATTTGTCATATACATTTTTGATGAGTCTGCAGCCAGTTTTTGAGTCTTGCTTGCTTCTCAAGGTATTTTTTGAACTCCCAGATGTATCCATGCTTCTTCTGTGGGAAAGTAGCATGCTGTTAATACGTAACACTTTGTGCATATAAGTTGACAAgccacttgagaattttcaatttCCTTGTGATTTTTTGTATTGCTGGCTATTTTATCAGCGTGATTTTCAAATGTTTGTTGTGGCCTTGTTTTGGTTGGAGAGAAGCATTAATATATAGAAGTTTTTAATGTGATAGTGTCATACTGTCATCTTGTTTAGAAACTTGAAATTTCTTTTAGgaatgacattgatttcttatgTTGGACATGTCTAATCTATCTCATGAAGAGAGATACAAACATCAGTATTAGTTTATGGAGTACATTAAGAGTATGGGTGTTTGTGGCTGGTTCATTCATCATTTTTAATGTGGTTCTTCAAGTGTAAAGGCAGaaaggagagggaaaaatacgCGTTCTTTATTCTCTTCCTTAATGCTAAGTTAAGAAGAAATTGTAACGGGATACATTATGGTAAGGGTCTAGAAGATTCTCCATCTGTtgaattgattgtttaaatgaaaaatatgcaTTCTTCTCTTCCTGAATGCTAAGTTAAGAAGAAATTGTAACGGGAAACACATTATGGTAAGGGTCTAGAAGATTCTCCATCTGTtgaattgattgtttaaatgaaAGAGCTAATTCCATTATAAGTGCACAGATGCTTTGCAAATTTTATTGTAATGTCTTTGCAAAATGCTTACTGCATTGTACTATGCTTTAGTTTTTCAAAATCGttccaattatttattttaagacCGCCTTTATATGGTTTCCCTATGATTGTACCCTCTCTTCGTCAAGGTATTAAAATTACAAGCATGCAAGTATCTACTGAATTCGTCGTTGGAGCCTCTATACAACGAAGGTGCTCTACCAGCTCTGCAGGAGTTAGATTTATCTTATGGGACTCTCGGTCAGTCTGCCATAGAGGATCTTCTCGCTTGCTGTACACATCTCACTCATGTGAGCTTGAACGGCTGTGTGAATATGCATGATCTTGACTGGGGCTGCAACAGGGGTCAACTTTCCACCCTGCCTGGTGCATATATCCCTTCTTCCTTGTTTTCTCAGGATGATATGCATGATTCAGTTGACCAGCCCAACCGTTTACTTCAGAACTTAAACTGCGTTGGTTGTCCAAATATTAGAAAAGTTATCATTCCACCCGAGGCACGCTGTTCCCATTTGTCATCGCTAAACCTTTCTCTATCCGCCAATTTGAAGGAAGTGGATGTCGCTTGTTTTACTTTGTGCTTTCTTAACTTGAGGTATGCCTCTTTCTGGTTGAggttattttttcaattttattccTTATCTGTTTGAATCTTAAATTTTGTGTTATTCAGCAATTGTTGCTCTTTGGAGATTCTGAAGCTTCAGTGTCCAAGATTGACCAGTCTCTTTCTTCAGGTATTTTGTCAATACTTGATCCTGATTTTCTTTAATTCTGATTTCTGGCAAAATATATTGGGTGTTTCATTTTAGAAGATCCTTTCTATTTGCTATAGCTAGATGCTTAAGTTTTGTCTAGATGTGTAGTATAAAGCTTAGTGTCAGCGTGGGATTTATTTCATATTCATATCCGTAGCAGGTTTCACACCATTTGTGATATCAAGGCGGACTGGGAGGTTCACTTCTTCACTAATTTGGCATTTAACATTTTAACTTACTTTATGAGGATCTATAACGACACCAGCTCCCAgcggaaataaaagaaaaaaagtgacaTAAGAAACATGCCCAagtttttgttacaaaataatTAGTTCCTGGAAGGAGTCAATATAATTATACCGTTAACAAGCTTTCTAATGTCATTTCCTTGTATTTTGTATTGGGCTAGTCGTGTAACATCAATGAAGAAGCGGTTGAAGCTGCCATAATACACTGTAGCATGCTGGAAACTCTTGACATCCGCTTTTGTCCAAAGGTTAGCAAAGTTCTCTCTCGATCATGTACTTTGTTGTCTACCAAGTATTAAAATGAGTTGTAACCTCGTATCTCAGATGTATAATCCCTATATGTTAAAGCTCGTTgggtttgtattttttattttcgaaTTTCGCATTTTGTGTTCATAAATTGCTTGGCCAGTTATACTGATCGTTATATAAATTTCATTGTTGGCTACCGACAGATATGCTCGATAAGCATGGGAAGATTACGCGCAGCATGTCCAAGTTTAAAGCGCATCTTCAGCAGCCTATTACCCGCGTAATGTGACTTACGATCTGTTAACTATTCGTGCTTGGCCTTTCggtctctttctcttttcatcCATCTGTATTGTATATGTAGTTGAGACATTTTTCTTTAAATGGTTGTCAGGTACACAGGTACTTGATGCGGCTATGCCCTCTTGTAAGAGTAGAATAAACTTGTTATAAGCCAATTTCTACTTGTTTGTTCATTCCAGAACCAATTTTACTTGGAGAGTGAAATCATAGTAGTAGTAGTTCCCTTCAATAATTGGTTGAACCCTCCTATTCTTGTAGATATATATCATCCTTTCTCTTCGAATCATCACTGTAGTTAACGTGGTTCACCCAATTAATATAGGTTACGTCTAAGAGAGTCGTCGTTATTTTCACTATTGTTTTTCCAAAATGATAGCCCTTAGGATAACAGGGATATGTCACAATATCGAAACTGTCCCTCCATGATCGCTTGGAAACCAAAAATTTCGTCCGAAAATCCTCGAGGTCCATGATCAGGCTCCACACAACCTATCAAATCTCACCATTTATGTGGGGAGTAGAACATGATTGCAAACCATATTTAAGTAAAATTCATACAAACATGAGAGATAAATCAGGGAGAGAGATGAATATTGTGATTGTGATTGAAGTTATAGGTATATTGGCTGTGTTTAGGCATTTAGACTTAGGTTGTCTATTCAACTAAATCACCTCACTCCTAAGAACATAATTATTCCTCCCATCATTGCTAGCAACTCTTCCACCTAATTTCATGTACGGAATCTCTACACATATGAACAGAAGAATCATCCTAACTTACATACTTAATTCCAACCACATCTTGTTAATTAATTGTATCACAGAAAACTTTATTAaacgagatatatatatatatatcctatgcGGACCATTTTATAAGTGTGTGAATAAGTAAAATGACAAATGCAGCATATTGCTTTGAGTCACATGTTCCAAAACGGTGAAAAACATAGATCCGTATTTTAGACATATATTTTAAGTCcacaattcatatatatatatagttaatgaACCGACCACCCACTATGAACTAAATTAAATATAGTTAGTTTTGGCTTTGTTTCTAAGTTTTCAATCATATGGGTGGTGTTTAATTTTGACTAATATGTACAAAGTGGGATTATTTTAAGTGGCATGCTCGTCACGtactagttatatatatagtttttcaatacatatatatataggccatGATTGGGGTCTCTACTACAATGAACCTTCATAGAGTTCACTTTTATAATTGTTCATGGTGTTTTAAGAATATTGTTTGTACTCTAGCTCTAGCATGGGTGAACCCATATTTGGGAATTGGAATGAAGTGCTTATAATAATATAGTTCAAGCGTCATTGCTTCTAattaagctatatatatatatatatacaccctaTCATCATCATTCACATCTATATATTAGCCCATCACCATTGACTAACTTCACTACCATTGATTACGTGTCGGTTTAGGTGAAGATAGTTACTTGTTTGAAATTCGTCAAGGTGaagatttgtaatttttttgacTCAATTCTACAGTTTTCTAGTCTTTTTCtgatgttggtggtggtggtgtttgtCTACAGCAACTGTCCGGACAGGACGAAGAGTTGTCTGGACAAGTTGTTCCAAAAACACTTCCAAAGGCATCCGTCCGGACAGTTACTCGAGCTGTCTGAACACCTATCGCAGATCTGTATGACTCGGCTGTTTTAAATAGGTTTTTGCAAGGATTTTTATCTTAACTTTGTATTCCAACTTTGAGAGCAACTCCTAGTGAGAGAAATACACCtttgtgagtgagagagagtttGATATTGTTGTATTATGGAATTTCTCCATTTGGTTTTTTTCTTCAACATAGTGCAAATGATTTCTACCGCCCGTGAAAATAGGCTTTATGCCTAACCATGTAAATCTCGTGTCTCTTTACTTCTTACTTGATTTATTTGCTTATTTAGTATTCGAGCATTTGATTTGTCAACCTATTTGGTGATATTGTTGTGGGTATTTGTGATTTTATCACAACACCACCTTGTGTAGTATCCTGTAAACTATGCATGTCAAACAAATATATGATAATTTCATAAATGGACTGATATGAATCCAACTCAAAATGTTCACAAAGGATAGTATCTCTCCTAACTATTCAGCTCATATACCTTGCTTGGGaaatgggtatatatatatagtgtatgcTTTGCTTGTCTTGGTTGTTGGGAGAGGAATGTGGCTACCAAATCAAATATAACAAGCCAAGTAGGATGCCGCCAATGCAAATGCCAAATACACAGTCAGTCtcaaagagaaacaaagaaaggaaaGCAAATTAGAGACTTTCACTTTCTCCATTCCCATGGAAGAAGATCGGCCTTTGTCTTTACCATCAcatcctcctctctctctctctctctcattttgcTTGTGATTTTGATCTCGAATCTTTCATTTTCCATCGACTCTTTTTCTTTCCatggctttctttttctttctttctatcaaaACAACATTGTCTGTGTTCTGTCAGTACTGCCTCTCCAGTTCCCATCACGATCAAACTCATCccgagtttaaaaaaaaaaatctaatctttcactttcttcacggtttcttttgaattttgggCACTCACAAACATGGGATGTGACAGATTTGATCAGAACCAGTCAGTAATCCGAAGACCAAAAACCCATAAAGCACCAACATTGAAGAATGAACAATGTGACTGATTTCCTTCTGTGTCAATGAGCATGTTAAAATTATGGATTTGTATTATCAAAACTGAACAATAACGAGTCTCGAGTAGCTCAATTGGTGAGTTGGGTCGTATGCAATCTCGAACCCTGAGTTCGAGCCCCATCCCCTTCCATGATTAAAAAAGAACTGAACAAAACTAGTGAAACTATGATTCTATACCATCACCATGTGAAGAAAAAACTACATTTTCAAGCCATTAGCGATGGCGCGATTAGTATTAACATGAGTAGTTTCATAGACGGGCAACTCTTCCATGTACCTTCCTTTCCCAATTGTTGATAGATGATCAAGCTCGAACAAATCCGAGCTCGAATAACTCGcagcatcatcatcttcatcatcatcaacgtTGCGATTACTTTGAATGTCTCTCATAATTGAGTCATTCTTCCTGTGATTTTGATGATGATAGTCTTTCAAGAACTCTCTAGCAATCTCTTCTATTCTCCTGCTCTTCTCCATCACATGTACTTTGATCTCTTCTTCACCTTTCGTCGTCTGCGATTTCCTGATTTTCCAACCAGTAGGGACTGAAACAGACATTAGACTCCCAGTCTCTTGCTCTGCGTATACTCGTTTCTGCCCACAAGGCCTACAATCTTCGTCTACGATCACACTTACTGGGTAAAATGTAACATTCCTCTTAACCCCATTTCGTAATCTATCCCTTGTAGATGGTGAATTCTTACTCAAACAAGACCTCGAAAACGACGATGCCGAGGAACATGTTGATTCTTGGCCTGAATAAAGTTTTTTATCAGCTTTCATGGTGTGCGAAATTGGAactgaagatgaagaagaattcTTGGATTTCTTTCTGTTCCCTGTAGTGAAAATAGAGCTGATGAAATTTCCGAGTTTACCACCAGGAGAAATTGGCTGCTTTAACTTCTTCAAATTGCTGTAAATCTTCAAGGCCATTGATAGCTTCGGAGTGTGCTCTGTAGAAGAACTGTAACTGTAATCGTCAAGCTTATGAAACTCACTCTGTTTATGAAACAGAGCCTTGGctgttttcttctctgttttctcTGGTCGAGAAGCAGCCACACTTGTCCGTACAGGCTTTGGCTTTGGAATTGAGAAACCCGAGGAGGCCATTGATCTGGTGCCATGGATAGAATCTGTGTCGGATGATGACAACCCACCAGAGCTTGAATCTGAAGAGCGGGAATTGGAGCTGCAAAACAAAACATCTGGATCATAATCACTGTCACGACGCGATTTCTTCTCAAATTCAGACAAATATTGTCTTCTTTGAGTGTTGGCCTTATTGATCACTTTCTTTTCCATCCATTTTTCGATCAAACAAACCCGACGAAGAGTCGAAATCTCCTCTTCTTCGATTGAGACTCTGTTGCATTTGGAGATACTGGTTTTGCTCTGTTTCTTCGACATCGTTTCTCTGTAGAACTCTTCACGCTTATCATCTCCTTCGTCAATTGAACGGTAAATCTCGTCAAGGAGAGATGAAGAGAAAGATGGGTTTTTCTTCTCACGCTTGAACCGATCTCCCATTCCGGTTTTCTCCCACATATACATATTTTCCGTGAAAATTTGCAGAGAAGGCAAAACAAATAAGAGTAATTGATGCggttctagagagagagaaagtaatGAGAGCCGTGAGGCACGCCTTGATTTGAAGAGAAGCAGAACAGAAGAGGGACGCCTTTATAAAGGGCGTTCGTTCATGCGGATGCCAGCTTGTCATTTGCTGACGTGGCAATAATTGACTCCCGTTGCTTCCTAAATTGCCCTTGACTTAAGCAGGAGATTGTGCCTTATTCCTTGTCTTGAATTATAGGAATGACAAAATTCTCTCCGGTTTGAATGATCGGATTTCTCCTACtcagattaaattaagtttgaacataagttacaCGTCCGAAAtctggatccaaacacaaaatttttgtccgatttacttgttcagACCCTAACCTTataaaattattgtttggtatacttgttcggatttaaactaATTAGGGTTTGGTAAATTAAGTAAGTATGAAATCCAATCCGAGTTAAGatccggacatgtaaatatttcgtaaacacgtaaTGTTGTTCAACTCGGAACCGATTTCAGTAAGCATTCTTTCTTgtgccaaaaaagaaaaaaaggattcttttttg encodes the following:
- the LOC119993000 gene encoding protein BIG GRAIN 1-like A is translated as MYMWEKTGMGDRFKREKKNPSFSSSLLDEIYRSIDEGDDKREEFYRETMSKKQSKTSISKCNRVSIEEEEISTLRRVCLIEKWMEKKVINKANTQRRQYLSEFEKKSRRDSDYDPDVLFCSSNSRSSDSSSGGLSSSDTDSIHGTRSMASSGFSIPKPKPVRTSVAASRPEKTEKKTAKALFHKQSEFHKLDDYSYSSSTEHTPKLSMALKIYSNLKKLKQPISPGGKLGNFISSIFTTGNRKKSKNSSSSSVPISHTMKADKKLYSGQESTCSSASSFSRSCLSKNSPSTRDRLRNGVKRNVTFYPVSVIVDEDCRPCGQKRVYAEQETGSLMSVSVPTGWKIRKSQTTKGEEEIKVHVMEKSRRIEEIAREFLKDYHHQNHRKNDSIMRDIQSNRNVDDDEDDDAASYSSSDLFELDHLSTIGKGRYMEELPVYETTHVNTNRAIANGLKM